A genomic window from Periweissella cryptocerci includes:
- a CDS encoding MYG1 family protein encodes MSTQFTDLWTHAGTFHADEVFATAMLLTLQPNAAVHRVNAVPADIDTAADNGAIVYDIGGGRFDHHQRGGNGARENEVSYASAGLIWQHFGAEIIATAQTSADTDLQRVVDNVDKRLIQGLDLQDTGELQDAGVAMTVGTAIANFNPGWDSNDDANTRFDEAVHVAAMILENTINRALGSLKAEVIVKASLATATDGLLVLNRYLPYQGVLFDLADDTILVVVYPSNRGGYNWKVTNVEPHSFEAKILAPENWRGLKDAELQAVTGVATASFVHTAGFIGGAQTLADTIKMAQLIITQNEKPGLA; translated from the coding sequence ATGTCAACTCAATTCACTGATTTATGGACACACGCCGGTACCTTTCACGCTGATGAAGTGTTTGCCACGGCCATGCTTTTAACCCTCCAACCTAACGCTGCTGTGCACCGTGTTAATGCGGTGCCTGCAGACATTGACACCGCTGCTGACAACGGTGCGATTGTCTACGATATTGGCGGTGGGCGCTTTGATCATCACCAACGGGGCGGTAATGGTGCGCGAGAAAATGAAGTCTCGTATGCATCGGCTGGTTTGATTTGGCAACATTTTGGCGCTGAGATTATCGCAACTGCACAAACTAGCGCTGATACTGATTTGCAACGCGTAGTGGATAATGTTGATAAACGCTTAATTCAAGGACTTGACCTCCAAGATACCGGCGAATTACAAGATGCGGGGGTTGCAATGACTGTTGGTACAGCCATTGCTAACTTCAACCCAGGTTGGGATAGCAATGATGATGCTAATACTCGTTTTGACGAAGCCGTCCACGTTGCCGCAATGATTCTTGAGAACACAATTAACCGTGCCCTTGGCTCACTGAAAGCTGAAGTAATCGTCAAAGCTAGTTTGGCGACCGCAACGGATGGTTTGCTCGTACTGAATCGTTATTTACCATACCAAGGTGTCCTCTTTGATTTAGCGGATGACACTATTTTGGTAGTTGTCTACCCAAGTAATCGTGGTGGTTATAACTGGAAAGTCACCAACGTGGAACCCCACTCATTTGAAGCAAAAATTCTCGCCCCCGAAAATTGGCGTGGCCTCAAAGATGCTGAATTGCAAGCTGTCACTGGTGTTGCTACGGCTTCATTTGTGCACACAGCCGGCTTCATCGGTGGTGCGCAAACGCTTGCCGATACTATCAAAATGGCACAGCTGATTATTACGCAAAATGAAAAACCCGGTCTTGCCTAA
- a CDS encoding nucleoside 2-deoxyribosyltransferase — protein sequence MHKQTVYLAGPFFSDAQIDRVRKVEALLKANDTIDVDNIFVPMDHPTSQYAFGSVEWKRATFQHDIRQIDNSDVMVLILDYKLEEGNLEPDSGTMMELGYAFAHNTPIIIVQFDANEAPVNLMAAEAYTAFFWKEEVDHLKYYDFNTLEYKAVERSVI from the coding sequence ATGCATAAACAAACAGTCTACTTAGCTGGTCCATTTTTCTCCGATGCCCAAATTGATCGCGTACGGAAAGTCGAAGCACTCCTCAAAGCAAATGATACAATCGACGTTGATAACATTTTTGTGCCAATGGATCACCCTACTTCACAATACGCTTTTGGTTCTGTTGAATGGAAACGCGCCACGTTCCAACACGACATTCGCCAAATTGATAATTCTGACGTGATGGTCTTGATTCTTGATTACAAGCTCGAAGAAGGTAATTTGGAACCTGACAGTGGCACCATGATGGAACTTGGGTATGCATTTGCTCATAATACGCCAATTATTATTGTGCAATTCGATGCAAATGAAGCGCCCGTCAACTTGATGGCTGCCGAAGCGTACACCGCATTCTTCTGGAAAGAGGAAGTCGACCACCTCAAATACTACGATTTCAACACACTCGAATACAAAGCCGTTGAACGTAGTGTAATTTAA
- a CDS encoding nitrilase-related carbon-nitrogen hydrolase: MSNSIAEARVSRLPESATKFKIGMLQHSMQSFPDSIEKTVAANIATATKQIETLAQAGAKVICTTELFNGPYFCQVEDPEFLRLYAEPSPANVGGKKVYPAGHTNAQMAQLAAKLEVFIVSSWYELNIDSAGTEHFYNTLSLFDDTGAEIGTYRKHHIPRGPNYFEDYYFEASGDAQDDGYVVVPTKYGNIGLLICWDEWFSEPSRILAMKGADYIFYPSAIGTDAAFENDNLSKAHMWQNAIRSHAVQNNIYTCASNRVGTEYITDLPTNLTGPANGREFIPFFGNGFVADPSGELVSRYAGKNDTDTAAMGEVAEAPLIADIDLDMLDDYRKSFHFLTFRRPETYDLLTEPLD, from the coding sequence ATGAGCAACTCGATTGCAGAAGCCCGCGTTTCACGTTTACCTGAATCTGCTACTAAATTCAAAATCGGTATGCTACAACATAGCATGCAATCATTTCCTGATTCAATTGAAAAGACCGTGGCTGCAAACATCGCAACCGCCACTAAGCAAATTGAAACCCTTGCCCAAGCTGGTGCTAAAGTAATTTGTACCACCGAGCTTTTTAATGGCCCATACTTTTGCCAAGTCGAAGATCCCGAGTTCTTGCGTCTTTACGCGGAACCATCACCTGCCAATGTTGGTGGTAAAAAAGTTTATCCGGCAGGACACACCAATGCGCAGATGGCTCAATTAGCTGCCAAGCTTGAAGTCTTCATTGTTTCATCTTGGTACGAATTAAACATCGACAGCGCTGGTACGGAACACTTCTACAACACCTTGTCATTATTTGATGACACAGGCGCCGAAATCGGGACTTATCGAAAACATCACATCCCCCGTGGCCCTAACTATTTCGAAGATTATTATTTTGAAGCGTCTGGCGATGCCCAAGACGATGGCTATGTTGTCGTGCCAACCAAATACGGTAATATTGGCCTGTTAATTTGTTGGGATGAATGGTTCAGTGAACCTTCCCGCATTCTCGCCATGAAGGGTGCCGATTACATTTTCTATCCATCAGCAATTGGCACCGATGCCGCTTTTGAAAATGACAACTTGAGCAAAGCCCACATGTGGCAAAACGCAATTCGTTCACACGCCGTGCAAAATAATATTTATACCTGTGCAAGTAATCGCGTGGGAACCGAATATATTACCGATTTGCCAACTAACTTAACTGGCCCAGCAAACGGCCGTGAATTCATTCCATTTTTCGGGAATGGTTTTGTCGCTGACCCATCAGGTGAGTTGGTATCACGTTACGCCGGCAAAAATGATACCGATACCGCTGCAATGGGTGAAGTGGCTGAAGCCCCCCTCATCGCAGACATCGACCTTGATATGCTCGACGATTATCGCAAGAGCTTCCACTTCTTAACCTTCCGCCGCCCAGAAACCTATGATTTACTTACTGAACCGCTTGATTAA